Proteins from a genomic interval of Medicago truncatula cultivar Jemalong A17 chromosome 3, MtrunA17r5.0-ANR, whole genome shotgun sequence:
- the LOC120579716 gene encoding putative disease resistance RPP13-like protein 1, producing MAAALVGGAFLSATLQTLMDKLTSTEFRDYITKTKLNESLMDEMETSLLTLEVVLDDAEEKQILKPRIKQWLDRLKDAIYDAEDLLNQISYNAIRCKLEKKQAINSEMEKITDQFRNLLSTTNSNEEINSEMEKICKRLQTFVQQSTAIGLQHTVSGRVSHRLPSSSVVNESLMVGRKDDKETIMNMLLSQRDASHNNIGVVAILGMGGLGKTTLAQLVYNDKEVQQHFDLKAWACVSEDFDIMRVTKSLLESVTSTTSDSKDLDVLRVELKKISREKRFLFVLDDLWNDNYNDWGELVSPFIDGKPGSMVIITTRQRKVAEVACTFPIHELKLLSNEDCWSLLSKHALGSDEIQHNANTALEETGRKIARKCGGLPIAAKTLGGLLRSKVDITEWTSILNSDIWNLSNDNILPALHLSYQYLPSHLKRCFAYCSIFPKDYPLERKTLVLLWMAEGFLDCSQGGKSWRN from the coding sequence ATGGCTGCAGCTTTGGTTGGAGGTGCATTTCTGTCTGCTACTCTTCAAACCTTAATGGACAAACTAACTTCAACCGAGTTTCGTGAttatataacaaaaacaaagttgAATGAATCATTGATGGATGAGATGGAAACAAGTCTACTTACTCTTGAGGTTGTACTAGATGATGCAGAGGAGAAgcagatcctcaaacccagaaTCAAACAATGGTTGGATCGGTTAAAAGATGCAATCTATGATGCTGAGGATTTGCTCAATCAAATCAGCTACAATGCCATACGATGCAAGCTGGAGAAGAAACAAGCTATCAATTCTGAAATGGAGAAGATTACAGATCAGTTTCGGAACTTGCTTTCAACTACAAACTCAAATGAAGAGATCAATTCTGAAATGGAGAAGATTTGTAAAAGGCTGCAAACTTTTGTCCAGCAGAGCACCGCCATCGGCTTGCAACACACTGTAAGTGGTAGAGTTTCTCATAGACTGCCTTCAAGTTCAGTGGTAAATGAATCTCTCATGGTGGGTAGGAAGGATGACAAAGAGACAATAATGAACATGTTGCTATCACAGAGAGACGCATCCCATAATAATATAGGTGTTGTTGCAATTTTGGGCATGGGAGGTTTAGGAAAAACTACCCTTGCCCAACTTGTTTACAATGATAAAGAagttcaacaacattttgattTGAAGGCCTGGGCTTGTGTGTCTGaggattttgatattatgaGAGTAACAAAGTCTCTCCTTGAATCTGTCACTTCCACAACTTCGGATAGCAAAGATCTTGATGTCCTTCGAGTTGAGTTAAAGAAAATCTCGAGGGAGaaaagatttttgtttgttttggatgaTCTGTGGAATGACAATTATAATGATTGGGGTGAACTAGTAAGTCCCTTCATTGATGGAAAACCTGGAAGCATGGTGATTATAACAACACGCCAACGAAAAGTTGCTGAGGTGGCATGCACATTTCCTATACATGAACTAAAACTTCTATCAAATGAAGATTGTTGGTCTTTACTCTCAAAGCATGCATTGGGCAGTGATGAGATTCAGCATAATGCAAATACAGCCCTTGAAGAAACAGGCAGGAAGATTGCAAGAAAGTGTGGAGGATTGCCAATAGCTGCCAAAACACTTGGAGGGCTTCTACGTTCAAAGGTAGACATAACAGAGTGGACTTCAATTTTGAACAGCGACATATGGAACTTATCAAATGATAATATTCTTCCTGCATTGCATTTGAGTTATCAATATCTTCCCTCTCATTTGAAAAGATGTTTTGcatattgttcaatttttccaaaGGATTATCCACTTGAAAGGAAGACATTGGTTTTGCTGTGGATGGCAGAAGGCTTCCTTGATTGTTCTCAAGGGGGAAAAAGTTGGAGGAATTAG
- the LOC11415408 gene encoding putative disease resistance RPP13-like protein 1, whose protein sequence is MHDLVNDLATFILGKSCCRLECGDISENVRHFSYNQEYYDIFMKFEKLYNFKCLRSFLSINTMNNYNFLSSKVVDDLLPSQKRLRVLSLSWYINITKLPDSIGNLVQLRYLHISSSKIKSLPDTTCNLYNLQTLNLSRCWSLTELPVHIGNLVSLRHLDISGTNINELPVELGRLENLQTLTLFLVGKRHVGLSIKELRKFPNLQGKLTIKNLDNVVDAREAHDANLKSKEKIEELELIWGKQSEESQKVKVVLDILQPPINLKSLNICLYGGTSFPSWLGNSLFSNMVSLRITNCEYCMTLPPIGQLPSLKDIEIRGMEMLETIGPEFYYAQIEKGSNSSFQPFRSLERIKFDNMVNWNEWIPFEGIKCAFPRLKAIELYNCPELRGHLPTNLPSIEKIVISGCSHLLETPSTLHWLSSIKKMNINGLESESSQLSLLESDSPCMMQHVAIHNCSKLLAVPKLILRSTCLTHLELNSLSSLTAFPSSGLPTSLQSLHIVKCENLSFLPPETWSNYTSLVSLYLIHSCDALTSFPLDGFPVLQTLQIWNCRSLVSIYISERSSPRSSSLESLHIESHDSIELFEVKLKMDMLTALERLNLKCAELSFCEGVCLPPKLQSITISSQRTKPSVTEWGLQYLTALSNLSIEKGDDIVNTLMKESLLPISLVYLYIRDFDEMKSFDGNGLRHLSSLQTLCFWNCHQLETLPENCLPSSLKSLRLWDCKKLESLPEDSLTDSLRELCIWNCPLLEERYKRKEHWSKIAHIPFIDINHEVTI, encoded by the coding sequence ATGCATGACCTTGTCAATGATTTAGCTACATTCATATTAGGAAAAAGTTGTTGCAGGCTTGAATGTGGTGACATCTCTGAAAATGTTCGTCACTTCTCATATAACCAAGAATACTATGACATTTTCATGAAGTTTGAGAAATTATACAATTTCAAATGCTTGCGAAGCTTTCTATCCATTAACACGATGAACAATTACAATTTCTTATCCTCCAAGGTGGTTGATGATTTGCTACCATCACAAAAACGGTTGCGTGTTTTATCACTATCATGGTATATAAACATCACCAAGCTACCAGATTCAATTGGAAATTTGGTGCAGTTACGGTATCTACATATCTCCTCGAGTAAAATCAAAAGCTTGCCTGATACAACATGTAACCTTTACAATTTACAGACCTTGAATTTATCACGTTGTTGGAGTCTCACTGAATTACCAGTACATATTGGAAATTTAGTAAGTTTACGTCACCTTGATATAAGCGGGACTAACATAAATGAGTTGCCTGTGGAACTTGGGAGACTAGAAAACCTTCAAACTCTCACACTATTTTTAGTGGGCAAGAGACATGTAGGGTTAAGTATCAAAGAGCTAAGGAAATTCCCAAACCTACAAGGAAAACTTACCATCAAGAACCTGGATAATGTTGTTGATGCCAGAGAGGCACACGATGCAAACCTGAAAAGCAAAGAGAAAATTGAGGAGTTAGAGCTGATATGGGGAAAACAAAGTGAAGAGTCGCAAAAAGTGAAAGTTGTGCTCGATATTTTGCAACCACCAATAAATCTAAAGAGCCTGAATATTTGTTTGTATGGTGGGACAAGCTTTCCGAGTTGGTTGGGAAATTCTTTGTTTTCTAACATGGTATCTCTTCGCATCACTAATTGTGAATATTGTATGACACTTCCACCCATAGGGCAGTTACCTTCTCTCAAGGACATAGAAATACGTGGTATGGAGATGTTGGAGACAATTGGCCCGGAGTTCTATTATGCCCAGATTGAAAAAGGATCTAATTCTTCCTTCCAACCATTCCGATCCCTTGAGCGTATAAAGTTCGACAACATGGTCAATTGGAATGAATGGATTCCCTTTGAAGGCATAAAATGTGCTTTTCCTCGACTTAAGGCTATAGAGTTATATAATTGTCCAGAACTAAGGGGACATTTGCCCACCAACCTTCCTTCCatagaaaaaattgtaataTCAGGTTGTTCTCATCTATTGGAAACACCATCTACTCTGCATTGGTtgtcttcaataaaaaaaatgaatatcaaTGGGCTTGAGAGTGAAAGTTCCCAACTGTCATTGCTTGAGAGTGATTCTCCGTGTATGATGCAACATGTAGCGATTCACAACTGTTCTAAGCTATTAGCTGtgccaaaattgattttgagaagcACTTGTCTTACACACTTGGAACTcaattctctttcttctctcactGCATTTCCCTCAAGTGGACTACCCACTTCATTGCAATCACTTCATATTGTAAAATGTGAGAATTTATCCTTCCTACCTCCTGAAACGTGGAGCAATTACACATCACTTGTGAGTCTTTATTTAATTCATAGTTGTGATGCACTTACATCCTTTCCACTTGATGGTTTCCCTGTCCTCCAAACACTTCAGATATGGAATTGTAGGAGTCTGGTTTCCATTTATATTTCAGAAAGGTCTTCACCTCGGTCGTCGAGCCTCGAATCACTTCATATCGAATCCCatgattcaattgaattatTTGAAGTCAAGCTTAAGATGGACATGCTCACAGCTCTTGAAAGGTTGAATCTAAAATGTGCAGAGTTGTCATTTTGTGAAGGAGTTTGTCTACCTCCCAAATTACAATCAATTACGATTTCATCCCAAAGAACAAAGCCATCTGTAACGGAATGGGGTCTCCAATATTTGACAGCACTTTCCAACTTGAGTATTGAAAAGGGTGATGATATAGTTAACACCTTGATGAAGGAGTCATTGCTACCCATCTCCCTTGTGTATCTATATATCAGGGATTTCGATGAAATGAAGTCCTTTGATGGAAATGGGCTTCGACACCTCTCCTCTCTCCAAACTCTCTGTTTTTGGAATTGTCATCAACTTGAGACATTGCCAGAAAACTGCCTCCCTTCCTCGCTGAAATCACTTAGATTGTGGGATTGTAAAAAGCTTGAGTCATTACCAGAAGACAGCCTCACTGACTCTCTTAGGGAACTCTGCATTTGGAATTGCCCATTGTTAGAAGAAAGGTATAAAAGGAAGGAACATTGGTCCAAAATTGCTCACATCCCTTTCATAGATATAAATCATGAAGTCACAATATGA